A genomic window from Quercus lobata isolate SW786 chromosome 10, ValleyOak3.0 Primary Assembly, whole genome shotgun sequence includes:
- the LOC115962529 gene encoding histone deacetylase 14-like: protein MYLQAFPPFPSSAGNVLFFVRHHLYKWKSHIRIDMDGKFAGGQFSPKKLRGGRRCFSRSIGGASISCSNSMGKDPYVPSNEKITNARLIYAVAPAMGHNQESHPESNFRVPAIVNALEKMELTPKIRGSEIIELHNFKPASVDDIASVHARAYVSGLEKAMDQASQEGIIFIDGSGPTYATSTTFHESLVAAGAGITLVDSVVAASKNCLDPPVGFALIRPPGHHAIPKGPMGFCVFGNVAIAARYAQRVHGLKRVFIIDFDVHHGNGTNDAFYDDPDIFFLSTHQDGSYPGTGKVDEVGHGDGEGTTLNLPLPGGSGDIAMTTVFDEVIVPCAQSFKPDIILVSAGYDGHVLDPLASLQFTTGTYYTLASNIKQLAKDLCGGRCVFFLEGGYNLDSLSNSMADSFRAFLGERSLASEFDNPAILYDEPSTKVKQVIQRVKHIHSL, encoded by the exons ATGTATCTCCAGGCATTCCCTCCATTTCCATCTTCTGCag GGAATGTGTTATTTTTTGTGCGGCATCATCTATACAAGTGGAAAAGTCATATTAGAATTGACATGGATGGGAAATTTGCGGGGGGTCAATTTTCCCCAAAGAAATTGAGAGGAGGAAGGAGATGTTTCTCAAGAAGTATTGGAGGAGCTTCTATTTCTTGTTCAAATAGTATGGGGAAGGATCCATATGTTCCTTCTAATGAAAAGATCACTAATGCAAGGCTGATTTATGCTGTTGCTCCTGCCATGGGTCACAACCAG GAGTCCCATCCAGAATCTAATTTTAGAGTTCCTGCAATTGTTAATGCTCTTGAAAAGATGGAACTGACTCCAAAG ATCCGTGGCTCAGAGATCATTGAACTTCACAATTTCAAGCCTGCTTCAGTAGATGACATTGCAAGTGTTCATGCAAGAGCCTATGTATCAGGCCTTGAGAAG GCAATGGATCAGGCTTCACAAGAGGGTATTATATTCATTGATGGTTCTGGGCCAACATATGCTACTTCCACT ACATTTCATGAGTCACTAGTTGCAGCTGGAGCAGGAATCACCTTAGTTGATTCAGTG GTTGCAGCATCAAAAAATTGCCTGGATCCACCTGTGGGCTTTGCTTTGATAAGACCTCCAGGACATCATGCTATTCCAAAGGGGCCTATGGGGTTCTGTGTTTTTGGAAATGTGGCCATTGCAGCTCGTTATGCCCAACGTGTACATGGGTTGAAGCGTGTGTTTatcattgattttgatgttcACCATGGAAATGGGACAAACGACGCTTTTTATGATGATCCagatatatttttcctttcaactcACCAA GATGGAAGCTACCCTGGTACTGGTAAAGTTGATGAGGTAGGTCATGGAGATGGTGAAGGAACAACATTAAATTTGCCTCTACCTGGAGGATCAGGTGATATTGCCATGACAACTGTGTTTGATGAAGTTATTGTACCCTGTGCTCAAAGTTTTAAGCCGGATATAATTCTTGTTTCTGCTGG GTATGATGGTCATGTATTGGATCCACTAGCCAGTCTGCAGTTCACAACGGGAACATACTACACACTAGCGTCCAATATTAAACAACTTGCCAAAGATCTATGTGGGGGTCGATGTGTGTTTTTCTTAGAAGGGGGATACAATCTCGATTCTCTTTCAAACTCAATGGCAGATTCATTTCGTGCTTTTCTTGGGGAGAGGAGTTTGGCATCTGAGTTTGACAACCCTGCCATTTTGTATGATGAACCATCAACCAAGGTTAAGCAAGTGATTCAGAGGGTGAAGCACATACATTCCCTGTGA